The following are from one region of the Stanieria cyanosphaera PCC 7437 genome:
- a CDS encoding ABC transporter ATP-binding protein, which produces MTPKHNKVVKHPFLRLLRYGRKYRVSIWQATICSILNKLFDLAPPALIGAAVDVVVKPQNSIIARFGITDVFQQLLIICALSAVIWALESIFEYAYERLWRNLAQNIQHDLRLDAYSHIQDLELAYFEERSTGTLLSILNDDINQLERFLDIGANEILQVITTVIIIGGAFLVLIPNVAWMSILPIPIILWGSIAFQKRLAPRYAAVREKVSLLNSRLANNLSGITTIKSFTTEAYELERLRQESEAYRQSNQTAIALSAAFIPVIRIVILAGFTAILLFGGMEVVSGDLAVGTYSVLVFLTQRLLWPLTRLGQTLDLYQRAMASTNRVMDLLDTPIAIHSGKLSLPTEKIRGEINLDRITFAYNQFDPIFKNLSLHIPAGKTIAIVGSTGSGKSTIVKLLLRLYEIQAGKITLDGIDIKDIFLNDLRRAIGLVSQDVFLFHGSVKENIAYGSPEYSLEEIITAAKIAEADDFIRRLPQGYDTIVGERGQKLSGGQRQRIAIARAVLKNPPILILDEATSAVDNETEAAIARSLERITQNRTTIAIAHRLSTIRNADCIYVLEFGQIVEQGTHEELLAKQGIYANLWRVQTGVRNRKY; this is translated from the coding sequence ATGACTCCTAAGCATAATAAGGTTGTCAAACATCCTTTTCTTCGTTTGCTGAGATACGGACGTAAATATCGTGTTTCGATTTGGCAAGCAACTATCTGTTCGATTCTTAACAAACTTTTTGATCTCGCACCTCCAGCGTTAATTGGTGCAGCAGTCGATGTAGTAGTAAAACCACAGAATTCAATTATTGCTCGTTTCGGAATTACAGATGTCTTTCAACAGTTATTGATTATTTGTGCTTTATCTGCTGTTATCTGGGCTTTAGAATCGATTTTTGAATATGCTTATGAACGGTTATGGCGCAATCTGGCACAAAATATTCAACACGATCTACGTTTAGATGCTTATAGTCACATTCAGGATTTGGAATTAGCTTATTTTGAAGAACGTAGTACAGGGACACTACTATCAATTCTCAATGATGATATCAATCAACTAGAAAGATTTTTAGATATTGGTGCGAATGAAATTCTTCAGGTAATTACCACAGTAATTATTATCGGTGGGGCATTTTTAGTTTTAATTCCCAATGTTGCCTGGATGTCTATTCTACCGATTCCAATTATTCTTTGGGGTTCAATTGCTTTTCAAAAACGCCTCGCACCTCGTTATGCTGCTGTGAGGGAAAAAGTGAGTTTACTTAATTCTCGTTTGGCAAATAATCTTAGCGGAATTACTACTATTAAAAGTTTTACCACTGAAGCTTATGAATTAGAAAGGTTAAGACAGGAAAGTGAAGCTTATCGTCAAAGTAATCAAACAGCGATCGCTCTGTCGGCTGCTTTTATTCCCGTCATTCGGATTGTAATTTTGGCTGGTTTTACGGCAATTTTATTGTTTGGTGGGATGGAAGTAGTCTCTGGTGACTTAGCAGTTGGTACTTATAGTGTTTTGGTTTTTCTGACTCAAAGATTACTATGGCCCTTAACTAGATTAGGACAAACTTTAGATCTTTATCAAAGAGCAATGGCTTCTACTAATCGCGTGATGGATTTGCTAGATACTCCGATTGCCATTCATTCTGGTAAGTTATCTTTACCTACAGAAAAGATTCGAGGTGAAATTAATTTAGATCGAATTACTTTTGCTTATAATCAGTTCGATCCTATTTTTAAAAATCTCTCGCTACATATCCCAGCAGGAAAAACGATCGCGATTGTTGGTTCGACTGGTTCGGGAAAAAGTACGATTGTTAAGTTGTTGTTGAGATTATATGAAATTCAAGCAGGAAAAATAACTCTCGACGGGATAGATATTAAAGATATTTTCTTAAACGATCTAAGACGTGCAATTGGTTTAGTTAGTCAGGATGTTTTTCTCTTTCACGGTTCGGTTAAAGAAAATATTGCCTATGGTAGTCCTGAATATAGTTTAGAAGAAATCATTACTGCTGCCAAAATCGCTGAAGCAGATGACTTTATTCGTCGCTTACCTCAAGGTTACGATACCATCGTCGGCGAAAGAGGACAAAAACTATCTGGTGGACAGAGACAAAGAATTGCGATCGCTAGAGCCGTGCTTAAAAATCCCCCTATTTTAATCCTCGATGAAGCCACTTCTGCTGTAGACAATGAAACCGAAGCTGCGATCGCTCGTTCTTTAGAAAGAATTACTCAAAATCGCACTACTATTGCGATCGCTCATAGATTATCAACGATTCGGAATGCAGACTGTATTTATGTGTTGGAATTTGGGCAAATTGTTGAACAGGGAACTCACGAAGAATTACTCGCTAAACAAGGTATTTACGCTAATTTATGGCGAGTGCAAACAGGGGTTAGAAACAGAAAATACTAA
- a CDS encoding PAS domain S-box protein: MINPKGLSDRYLRKFRLRTTLVVPFVLQIVAAVGLVGFLAYRSGQQAINDVASQLRTELSNRITERLDSYIEIPKAINRLNATAFARGDIDVSNPRGEHLFWQQMQNYPTLSFIYCGDEQGGFFGVRRLSEQDSTKVVLQFSNSETNFIRQGFGFDERGDLTTQQIGSFDKPFDPRVRPWYEAAKTARGEVWSEIYLAFSTLFPTVTASFPVYDQTNAAIGVCATDFFLPQELSIFLQNLEIGKTGTAFIVERSGRLVATSSQEPMVTGSGEQSERLLATASANANIRETAKYLNTQFSNLNQIQSVQQLDFKLNGERQYVQVVPFQDRNLDWLVILTIPEADFMSQINASQRNTLWLSLGALGVAIALGILTSRWITYPIMRVSQASEDIAAGNLDQHVKPSRIIEIEKLANSFNSMSHQLKNSFHLLKEKNEALRIAEENYRSIFENALEGIFQSSPDGRFISVNPAMARIYGYDSPVEMIANVTEISSQVYVDPQGRKEFQRHLDMYGKVHNWEYQVYRQDGSIIWVEEDTRAVYDPSGKILYYEGIIQDISERKCQEEQLKRQLEELKIEIDQQKREQEVAKITQSDYFQELQAEAESLRLDDDW, encoded by the coding sequence ATGATTAATCCAAAAGGTTTAAGCGATCGCTATCTCCGCAAATTTCGCTTACGAACTACACTGGTTGTTCCTTTCGTTCTACAAATTGTTGCTGCTGTTGGCTTAGTTGGGTTTCTTGCTTACCGCAGCGGACAACAAGCAATTAATGATGTTGCCAGTCAATTACGCACCGAACTCAGCAATCGCATTACAGAAAGACTGGACTCTTATATTGAAATTCCTAAAGCGATCAATCGCTTGAATGCCACTGCTTTTGCTCGGGGAGATATTGATGTCAGCAACCCCAGGGGGGAGCATCTATTTTGGCAGCAAATGCAGAACTATCCAACCTTGAGTTTTATTTATTGTGGAGATGAACAGGGTGGATTTTTCGGCGTCAGGAGGCTTTCAGAGCAAGATTCCACCAAGGTTGTTCTGCAATTTAGCAATTCTGAGACAAACTTTATTCGCCAGGGTTTCGGCTTCGATGAACGGGGCGATCTCACAACCCAACAAATTGGCAGCTTCGATAAACCCTTCGATCCACGCGTGCGCCCTTGGTATGAGGCAGCAAAAACAGCACGAGGGGAAGTTTGGAGTGAAATTTACCTCGCCTTTTCTACTCTGTTTCCTACGGTTACGGCAAGTTTTCCTGTCTACGATCAAACAAACGCTGCCATCGGGGTATGTGCTACTGACTTTTTCTTGCCCCAAGAGTTGAGTATTTTCTTGCAAAACCTGGAGATTGGTAAGACGGGTACTGCCTTTATTGTAGAGCGATCGGGAAGATTGGTCGCTACCTCGTCTCAAGAACCGATGGTTACAGGAAGTGGCGAACAGAGTGAAAGACTTTTGGCTACAGCCAGTGCTAATGCAAATATTCGAGAGACAGCGAAATATCTAAACACTCAGTTTAGTAACCTCAATCAAATTCAGTCCGTTCAACAACTCGATTTTAAGCTCAATGGAGAGAGGCAATACGTTCAAGTAGTTCCTTTCCAAGATCGAAATCTAGATTGGCTGGTAATTCTAACCATTCCTGAAGCGGATTTTATGTCGCAGATTAATGCTAGTCAGCGTAATACTTTGTGGTTAAGTCTGGGAGCATTAGGAGTAGCGATCGCTCTTGGTATTCTCACCTCTCGCTGGATTACTTATCCTATTATGCGAGTTTCTCAAGCATCCGAAGATATTGCAGCAGGCAACTTAGATCAACACGTTAAACCCAGTCGCATTATCGAAATCGAAAAGTTGGCAAATTCTTTCAACAGTATGTCTCATCAACTCAAAAATTCCTTTCATCTTTTGAAGGAAAAAAATGAGGCTTTGCGAATTGCCGAAGAAAACTATCGTAGTATCTTTGAAAATGCTCTAGAAGGTATTTTTCAGTCGAGTCCAGACGGTCGTTTCATCAGTGTCAACCCAGCCATGGCTAGAATTTACGGTTATGATTCTCCAGTAGAAATGATTGCTAACGTCACCGAAATAAGTAGCCAAGTATATGTAGATCCCCAAGGTAGGAAGGAATTTCAACGCCACTTAGATATGTATGGAAAAGTTCATAACTGGGAGTACCAAGTTTACCGCCAAGATGGCAGTATTATTTGGGTGGAAGAAGATACTAGAGCAGTCTACGATCCAAGTGGAAAAATATTGTATTACGAAGGTATTATTCAAGATATCTCCGAACGCAAGTGTCAAGAAGAACAACTCAAACGGCAGTTAGAAGAATTAAAAATCGAGATCGATCAGCAAAAGCGGGAGCAGGAAGTAGCTAAAATTACTCAAAGCGATTATTTTCAAGAATTACAGGCAGAAGCAGAAAGTCTGAGGCTTGATGATGATTGGTAA
- a CDS encoding MinD/ParA family ATP-binding protein encodes MPKVISIHSYRGGTGKSNFTANLATTVASQGNRVGIVDTDLPSPGIHMLFSLEADDINKTLNDYLWGRAAMEDAAYDVSANVGIEGDGKLFLVPSSFKADDIAKILKEGYDVKLLNDGFRKLVKGLQLDYLFIDTHPGLSKETFLSIAISHILILILRPDKQDYQGTAVTVDVARQLKVRKMLLAINKVLSSMNLEALRQKVEETYTAPVAGIFPLSEDLVQLASEGVFCVKYPTHPVSQEFSKVAQHIVA; translated from the coding sequence ATGCCTAAAGTTATCTCCATTCATTCCTATCGTGGCGGAACAGGAAAATCTAATTTTACTGCCAACTTAGCAACAACTGTTGCTTCGCAAGGTAATCGAGTCGGCATTGTTGATACTGATTTGCCTTCTCCTGGGATTCATATGCTTTTTAGTCTCGAAGCAGACGATATTAACAAAACTCTTAATGATTATCTTTGGGGACGAGCAGCAATGGAAGATGCTGCCTACGATGTCAGTGCTAATGTAGGCATAGAAGGCGATGGCAAACTTTTTTTAGTACCTTCCAGCTTCAAAGCAGATGACATTGCCAAAATTCTTAAAGAAGGCTACGATGTCAAACTTCTCAATGATGGCTTTCGCAAGTTAGTCAAGGGTTTGCAACTAGACTATTTATTCATCGATACTCATCCAGGTTTATCTAAAGAAACTTTTTTATCAATCGCTATTTCTCACATTTTGATTTTGATTTTGCGTCCTGATAAACAAGACTATCAAGGCACGGCAGTAACTGTGGATGTGGCGCGACAATTAAAAGTACGTAAGATGCTGCTAGCGATAAACAAGGTTTTGAGCAGTATGAATTTAGAAGCATTACGGCAAAAAGTAGAGGAAACCTATACCGCACCCGTAGCGGGAATATTTCCTTTATCAGAAGATTTGGTACAGCTTGCCAGCGAAGGAGTTTTTTGCGTCAAATATCCCACTCATCCTGTAAGTCAGGAATTTAGCAAAGTAGCTCAACACATTGTTGCTTAA
- the aroC gene encoding chorismate synthase produces the protein MGNTFGHLFRITTFGESHGGGVGVVIDGCPPQLEISEAEIQIDLDRRKPGQSKITTPRKESDTCQIISGVFEGKTLGTPIAILVTNKDARSQDYDEMAYKYRPSHADATYDAKYGIRNWQGGGRASARETIGRVAAGAVAKKILNSVAGVEIVAYVKRIKDLEASVDSNSVTIQQVESNIVRCPNPESADQMIELIERAKRDQDSLGGVVECVARHVPKGLGEPVFDKLEAELAKAIMSLPATKGFEIGSGFAGTTMTGSEHNDQYYLDENGETRTVTNRSGGIQGGISNGENIILRAAFKPTATIGKQQRTVTNSGDETVLAAKGRHDPCVLPRAVPMVEAMVALVLCDHFLRHQAQCKSLTIP, from the coding sequence ATGGGAAACACATTCGGACATCTATTTCGGATCACAACCTTTGGAGAATCACATGGCGGTGGCGTTGGTGTCGTCATCGATGGTTGTCCACCACAACTAGAAATATCAGAAGCCGAAATACAAATAGACTTAGACCGCAGAAAACCAGGACAAAGTAAAATTACGACACCCAGAAAAGAAAGTGATACCTGTCAAATCATCTCTGGTGTCTTTGAAGGCAAAACCCTAGGAACACCGATCGCAATTTTAGTCACAAATAAAGACGCTCGTTCTCAAGATTACGATGAAATGGCATACAAATATCGTCCTTCCCATGCGGATGCTACCTATGATGCCAAATATGGCATTCGTAACTGGCAAGGAGGGGGAAGAGCTTCTGCTAGAGAAACTATTGGTAGAGTCGCAGCAGGAGCGGTCGCCAAAAAAATTCTTAACTCAGTAGCAGGTGTAGAGATAGTTGCTTATGTTAAACGAATTAAAGATTTAGAAGCGTCAGTAGATAGTAATAGCGTTACGATTCAACAAGTAGAAAGTAATATTGTTCGTTGTCCCAATCCCGAATCTGCAGATCAAATGATCGAATTAATCGAGCGCGCTAAAAGAGATCAAGACTCTCTTGGTGGTGTAGTAGAATGTGTAGCGCGTCATGTTCCCAAAGGATTAGGAGAACCAGTCTTTGATAAATTAGAAGCAGAGCTTGCCAAAGCAATCATGTCTTTACCTGCTACCAAAGGATTTGAAATTGGTTCGGGTTTTGCGGGGACAACGATGACGGGTAGTGAACATAATGATCAATATTATCTCGATGAAAATGGCGAAACTCGTACCGTAACCAATCGTTCGGGAGGTATTCAGGGAGGAATTTCTAATGGAGAGAATATTATTCTACGTGCTGCATTTAAACCCACGGCAACAATTGGTAAGCAACAACGAACTGTCACCAATTCTGGAGATGAAACCGTTTTAGCAGCTAAAGGTAGACATGATCCTTGTGTGTTACCAAGGGCGGTACCGATGGTTGAGGCAATGGTAGCTTTGGTTTTATGCGATCATTTTTTACGCCATCAGGCTCAGTGTAAAAGTTTAACAATACCTTAA
- a CDS encoding DEAD/DEAH box helicase family protein, with the protein MANSTQLLILAGPSCAGKTTLIKAIKNKTLDSYIYKQLKVQNLFVLPTFEYKDLKKIELEKLKKSVTVIIHYDLYNIYLKKNSYKYLAEIDQQFDEVIVITLYVPSKVLLKRIKLRIIKTFIRIFIKPTKYKSTVEYLEDQWTKYRGYRTVNTAHNIYSDWFEFSKTLNLSSHWLIDSSQEKLKIKSLETINLDRLFN; encoded by the coding sequence ATGGCAAATTCTACACAGCTATTGATCCTAGCAGGCCCTTCTTGTGCAGGAAAAACTACCTTAATAAAAGCTATTAAAAACAAAACATTAGATTCATATATATACAAACAGTTAAAAGTACAAAACTTATTTGTTTTGCCTACATTTGAGTATAAAGACCTCAAAAAAATAGAGTTAGAAAAGTTAAAAAAGTCTGTCACTGTCATCATACATTATGACTTGTATAATATATATTTAAAGAAAAACTCTTATAAATATCTTGCAGAAATTGACCAACAATTTGATGAAGTAATTGTTATTACTTTGTATGTACCTTCTAAAGTTCTTCTAAAAAGAATTAAATTAAGAATTATTAAAACATTTATAAGAATATTTATTAAGCCAACTAAATACAAATCAACAGTTGAATATCTTGAAGATCAATGGACAAAATATAGAGGATATCGCACAGTCAACACTGCTCACAATATATATAGTGACTGGTTTGAATTTAGTAAAACCTTAAATCTATCCAGTCATTGGCTCATAGATTCTAGTCAAGAAAAACTCAAAATAAAATCTTTAGAAACGATAAACCTAGACAGATTATTCAATTAA
- a CDS encoding fatty acid desaturase, whose product MTATTTKVQIKQSPQLDTKIKLRDIINTLPKEVFVKNSKKAWSKLIINVLLVGLGYWALAVSPWFVLPFLWIFVGTGLTGFFVIGHDCGHRSFSNRNWVNDLVGHLLFLPLIYPYHAWRILHNHHHKHTNKLKVDNAWDPFTSEDYAQFSPLVQWFYRRLRGWFWWVGSIAHWASLHFNWWQFEGKQRQQVRFSVLVVLLGGGIFLPTLLITTGFWGLVKFWLLPWLVYHFWMSTFTIVHHTMPEIPFQSESEWHEASAQLCGTVHCKYPWWVEFLCHDINVHIPHHLSSGIPWYNLRQAHQSLKENWRDYLYESEFSWSLMKKVAEQCHLYDEQNNYRTFKTYHHSN is encoded by the coding sequence ATGACAGCAACTACCACCAAGGTTCAAATCAAACAGTCTCCTCAACTAGATACAAAAATTAAATTAAGAGATATTATCAACACATTACCTAAAGAAGTTTTTGTTAAGAATTCAAAAAAAGCTTGGTCTAAATTAATCATAAATGTTTTGTTGGTTGGTTTAGGATATTGGGCATTAGCTGTCTCTCCCTGGTTTGTTTTACCTTTTTTATGGATTTTTGTAGGAACTGGTTTAACTGGTTTTTTTGTAATTGGTCATGATTGCGGTCATCGTTCTTTTTCTAATCGTAACTGGGTCAATGATTTAGTTGGTCATCTGTTATTTTTACCTTTAATTTATCCTTATCACGCTTGGCGAATTCTTCATAATCATCATCACAAACATACCAATAAATTAAAAGTCGATAACGCTTGGGATCCTTTTACTTCAGAAGATTATGCTCAGTTTTCACCCCTGGTGCAGTGGTTTTATCGTAGATTAAGGGGTTGGTTTTGGTGGGTAGGTTCAATTGCTCATTGGGCTAGTTTGCATTTTAATTGGTGGCAATTTGAAGGCAAACAAAGACAACAAGTTCGTTTTTCAGTATTGGTAGTGTTGTTAGGTGGTGGAATTTTTTTACCTACATTACTGATTACTACCGGTTTTTGGGGTTTAGTTAAGTTTTGGTTATTACCTTGGCTGGTTTATCACTTCTGGATGAGTACTTTTACTATTGTTCATCACACGATGCCAGAAATTCCTTTTCAATCAGAATCAGAATGGCACGAAGCTTCAGCCCAACTTTGTGGAACTGTACATTGTAAATATCCTTGGTGGGTAGAGTTTTTATGTCATGACATTAATGTTCACATTCCTCATCATCTTTCTAGTGGTATTCCCTGGTATAACTTACGTCAAGCTCACCAAAGTCTGAAAGAGAATTGGCGCGATTATCTGTACGAGTCTGAATTTTCTTGGTCTTTGATGAAAAAAGTTGCCGAACAATGTCATTTATATGACGAACAGAATAATTATCGCACCTTCAAAACTTATCATCATTCTAACTAG
- the glsA gene encoding glutaminase A — MANNDLTSLTNSIQAVASPFRSYLIDLHEKYQSLTDGAVADYIPELALATPEWFGICAITSKGQEFEVGDCDKLFTIQSISKAFVYGLALEDCGREYVNSKVSVEPTGEAFNSIVLDEKTNRPYNPMVNAGAIATTDLIRGNSATERLKRVLEMFRCYTGRELDLNVPVFLSEKATGNRNRAIAYLMLNFGMISDRIEETLDLYFQQCSIMVNARDLGMMAATLANGGVNPVTQERALDERYVQDVISVMLTCGMYDYSGEWIYKVGMPAKSGVGGGITALVPGKLGIGTFSPPLDAKGNSVRGIKVCEDLARDFGLHLFNVAEPERDLNEWIEGNDLVDGW; from the coding sequence ATGGCAAACAACGATTTGACTTCTCTGACTAACTCCATTCAGGCAGTTGCTTCTCCTTTTCGTAGCTATCTGATCGACTTACATGAAAAATATCAATCTCTTACCGATGGTGCAGTAGCAGATTACATTCCAGAACTAGCATTAGCTACTCCCGAATGGTTTGGTATTTGTGCAATTACTAGTAAAGGACAGGAATTTGAAGTAGGTGACTGTGACAAACTGTTTACTATTCAGTCGATTTCTAAAGCTTTTGTTTATGGCTTGGCCTTAGAAGATTGTGGCAGGGAATATGTCAACAGTAAAGTGAGTGTTGAACCAACGGGAGAAGCCTTTAACTCTATTGTCCTGGATGAAAAAACCAATCGTCCCTATAATCCGATGGTTAATGCAGGAGCGATCGCAACTACAGATCTGATTCGAGGCAACAGTGCCACAGAAAGACTCAAACGTGTTTTAGAAATGTTCCGTTGTTATACGGGACGAGAATTAGATCTCAACGTACCTGTGTTTCTTTCAGAAAAAGCAACGGGCAATAGAAACCGAGCGATCGCTTATTTAATGCTTAATTTTGGTATGATTAGCGATCGCATTGAAGAAACCCTCGATTTGTATTTTCAACAGTGTTCTATTATGGTCAATGCTCGGGATTTGGGCATGATGGCAGCAACTCTAGCTAATGGGGGTGTAAATCCAGTTACCCAAGAAAGAGCGTTGGATGAGCGTTACGTGCAAGATGTAATCAGCGTTATGCTCACCTGCGGTATGTACGATTATTCGGGAGAATGGATTTACAAAGTAGGAATGCCGGCTAAAAGTGGTGTAGGTGGTGGAATTACAGCATTAGTTCCTGGAAAGCTAGGCATTGGCACGTTTTCACCACCCCTCGATGCCAAGGGCAACAGCGTGCGGGGTATCAAAGTCTGTGAAGATCTTGCTAGAGACTTTGGCTTGCATTTGTTTAACGTCGCCGAACCAGAGCGAGATTTAAACGAATGGATTGAAGGCAATGATTTAGTTGATGGTTGGTAA
- a CDS encoding RNA-guided endonuclease InsQ/TnpB family protein has protein sequence MYGCQQVLVTQDKNLINVLTFLCEESHKLINMGIFYARQLYFKAKKIIGKFDLIEQYKTNYHYKILHSQAAQQILLSVAESFKSYKGLVKAFKEGEITDKPRIPNYRKKGGLATISYPKQALKLKDNKLRVPLGKTCKRWFGIDSFKISMPSNLNFSDIKELRILPRNKCFYFEFVYEKQTQKAKLNRNNVLGIDPGLNNWLTCVSNVETSFIVDGKHLKSMNRWYNKQVAKIKQNKPQGFWNKKLAAITEKRNRQMRDAINKAARIVIDHCLENRIGIIVFGWNKGNKKEIELGKKNNSEFVPIPTARLKDRIEQLCLDYGIEFVETEESYTSKASFLDGDNLPKYGEKPKVASSEETSEACDDRKDWKPSGKRTKRGLYRVGYGQWYINADCNGAANIIRKVSRTLGLELNRLSRGVLTRPQRLTLWSVNKEALLPY, from the coding sequence ATGTACGGTTGCCAGCAAGTTCTAGTAACTCAAGACAAAAATTTAATTAATGTATTAACCTTCCTGTGCGAAGAGTCTCATAAACTCATTAACATGGGAATATTTTACGCTAGGCAGCTATACTTCAAAGCTAAAAAGATCATTGGTAAATTTGACTTAATAGAACAATATAAAACTAATTATCACTACAAAATTTTACACTCGCAAGCTGCACAACAAATATTACTTTCAGTAGCAGAATCTTTTAAGTCATATAAAGGTTTAGTTAAAGCATTTAAAGAAGGTGAAATAACAGATAAGCCAAGAATCCCTAACTACAGGAAGAAAGGAGGGTTGGCTACAATTAGCTATCCCAAGCAAGCTTTAAAACTAAAAGATAATAAACTAAGAGTCCCATTGGGCAAAACTTGCAAGCGTTGGTTTGGTATAGATAGTTTTAAGATCTCAATGCCTAGTAATCTTAATTTTTCCGACATCAAAGAATTAAGAATACTTCCTCGAAACAAGTGTTTTTATTTTGAGTTTGTCTACGAAAAACAAACACAAAAAGCCAAATTAAATCGAAATAATGTACTTGGTATCGATCCAGGTTTAAATAACTGGTTAACTTGTGTTTCTAACGTAGAAACGAGCTTCATTGTTGATGGCAAACATCTTAAATCAATGAATCGCTGGTATAACAAACAAGTTGCCAAAATTAAACAAAATAAACCACAAGGATTTTGGAATAAAAAGTTAGCTGCAATAACCGAAAAACGCAATCGACAAATGCGTGATGCTATCAACAAAGCAGCAAGGATAGTGATTGATCATTGTCTAGAAAATAGAATCGGAATCATTGTTTTTGGTTGGAATAAAGGGAATAAAAAAGAAATCGAGCTAGGCAAGAAGAACAATTCTGAATTTGTTCCAATTCCAACAGCTAGGTTAAAAGACAGAATTGAGCAACTCTGTCTAGATTATGGAATTGAGTTTGTTGAGACTGAAGAAAGCTATACTAGTAAAGCTTCGTTTTTAGATGGTGATAATCTACCAAAATACGGTGAAAAACCCAAGGTCGCGTCTTCCGAGGAAACCTCGGAAGCGTGTGACGACCGCAAGGATTGGAAACCATCAGGGAAAAGAACGAAGAGAGGCTTGTATCGAGTAGGATACGGGCAATGGTATATCAATGCGGACTGCAACGGAGCAGCTAATATCATCCGTAAAGTAAGCAGAACGTTAGGCTTAGAGCTTAACCGACTGTCTAGGGGCGTTTTGACTCGTCCCCAAAGATTAACTCTTTGGTCAGTTAATAAGGAAGCTTTGCTTCCTTATTAG
- the aroB gene encoding 3-dehydroquinate synthase, whose amino-acid sequence MTSITVNLPETAYEIVISPGCLSQLGSQMKKLNVGKKVLVVSNPEIFAVYGDTCLQSLKAAGFEVYHHLIPAGETYKTLQSLEQVYDTALKHHLERSSTLVALGGGVIGDMTGFAAATWLRGVNFVQVPTTLLAMVDASVGGKTGVNHPQGKNLIGAFYQPKLVLIDPNVLKTLPEREFRAGMAEVIKYGVIWDADLFGKLEQAEQIDSFAHIAPELLETILIRSTQAKADVVSQDEKEAGLRAILNYGHTIGHAVESLTHYEQFVHGEAVAIGMVAAGKIATQMGLWTEEEADRQDRLIKKTGLPTTIPAKLDVDAILETLQSDKKVKSGKVRFILPTQIGKVEISDRVTTEIINEVILALR is encoded by the coding sequence ATGACAAGTATTACTGTCAACTTACCTGAAACTGCTTACGAAATTGTGATCTCTCCTGGTTGTCTTTCTCAATTAGGAAGCCAGATGAAAAAATTAAATGTAGGAAAAAAGGTTTTAGTTGTTTCCAACCCAGAGATTTTTGCTGTTTATGGAGATACTTGTCTGCAATCTTTAAAAGCTGCTGGTTTTGAAGTTTATCATCACTTAATTCCTGCGGGAGAAACTTATAAAACTCTTCAATCTCTTGAACAAGTTTATGATACTGCCTTAAAACATCATCTCGAACGTTCTTCCACTTTAGTAGCTTTAGGTGGGGGAGTCATTGGTGATATGACTGGTTTTGCTGCTGCTACCTGGTTGCGTGGAGTCAACTTTGTTCAAGTACCAACGACGTTACTGGCAATGGTAGATGCTTCGGTGGGAGGAAAAACAGGAGTCAACCATCCCCAAGGAAAAAACCTCATTGGTGCTTTTTATCAGCCTAAATTAGTTTTAATCGATCCTAATGTTTTAAAAACTTTGCCAGAAAGAGAATTTCGCGCAGGTATGGCAGAAGTAATTAAATATGGCGTTATTTGGGACGCAGATTTATTTGGTAAATTAGAACAAGCTGAACAAATCGATAGTTTTGCTCATATTGCACCAGAATTATTAGAAACAATTTTAATCCGTTCAACTCAAGCAAAAGCTGATGTAGTTAGTCAGGACGAAAAAGAAGCGGGACTAAGAGCAATTTTAAACTATGGTCATACTATTGGTCATGCTGTCGAAAGTTTAACTCATTACGAACAATTTGTTCATGGGGAAGCAGTAGCAATTGGTATGGTTGCAGCAGGAAAAATTGCGACTCAAATGGGATTATGGACAGAAGAAGAAGCGGATCGTCAGGATCGATTAATTAAAAAAACAGGATTGCCAACTACTATTCCTGCTAAATTAGATGTAGATGCTATTTTAGAAACTCTTCAAAGCGATAAAAAAGTCAAATCGGGCAAAGTTAGATTTATACTGCCTACTCAAATAGGGAAGGTAGAGATTAGCGATCGCGTTACGACTGAAATTATTAATGAAGTAATTTTAGCTCTTAGGTAA